The Carnobacterium divergens genome includes a window with the following:
- a CDS encoding ABC transporter ATP-binding protein, whose amino-acid sequence MSLKVTNVTGGYSQIPVLKDISFEVGKGKLIGLIGLNGAGKSTAIKHIIGLMSPTKGSISIDELTVEEDTENYRKKFAFIPETPVLYDELTLKEHIELTAMAYDVPTDIAFERASKLLKTFRLENKLEWFPAHFSKGMKQKVMILCAFLVEPSLYIIDEPFLGLDPLGINALLELMNEMKAQGASILMSTHILATAERQCDGFILLHNGEVKAEGTLEEIRGSFNMPEATLDEIYIQLTKEEDK is encoded by the coding sequence ATGAGTTTAAAAGTAACGAATGTAACAGGGGGTTACAGCCAAATACCTGTTTTAAAAGATATCTCATTTGAGGTAGGCAAAGGAAAATTAATCGGCTTAATTGGGTTGAATGGTGCCGGTAAGAGTACAGCGATTAAACATATCATTGGCTTGATGTCTCCGACAAAAGGATCCATTTCGATTGACGAGTTGACAGTGGAGGAGGATACAGAGAATTATCGAAAGAAATTTGCATTTATTCCTGAAACGCCTGTTTTATATGATGAATTGACCTTGAAAGAGCATATTGAATTAACCGCAATGGCGTATGACGTGCCGACAGATATTGCTTTTGAAAGAGCGAGCAAGTTATTAAAAACGTTTCGTTTAGAAAATAAATTAGAATGGTTTCCAGCTCATTTTTCAAAAGGAATGAAGCAGAAAGTCATGATTTTATGTGCTTTTTTGGTAGAACCTAGTTTGTATATTATCGATGAGCCTTTTTTAGGTTTAGACCCATTAGGAATCAATGCTTTATTAGAATTAATGAATGAGATGAAAGCGCAAGGAGCTTCTATTCTAATGTCAACGCATATTTTGGCAACTGCTGAAAGACAGTGTGATGGGTTTATCTTGCTTCATAATGGCGAAGTGAAAGCAGAGGGGACCTTAGAAGAAATTCGTGGAAGTTTTAATATGCCAGAAGCCACTTTAGATGAAATTTACATCCAATTAACTAAAGAAGAGGACAAATAG
- a CDS encoding ABC transporter permease → MNMIEIWKNRVRLHQKKMMRYMKYVFNDHFVLVCLFLMGALGYAYSNFLKSLTGDFIWSRPIVLVVFVLLILTGKLATLIQPADAVFLLPKEEQMKGYFKGAKMYSSLLPSFIIVLITAFLMPLLVATTTLTFFDMVYFIVMLLMLKNWELELQIYALKVSQKKERQMLTLIKVATVALISGISLFSYPIIGVVLAILLVVGSKNVLSKKGNHQVYQWEWMVSSEQQRMHRIYQFINLFTDIPSLKGKIRRRKYLDGFLKGIKPVHQKTFDYLYARTFLRGTEYSGLFIRLTGIVAILIVVTHSFYVGLFLAVIFIYLTGFQLVPLYFHYDNMALTNLYPVKEKEKLAALKRLLRMILFGQSVIIFIASLAVLSISESLLMGIVALGFSVVFCQVYLPSRIKKMTLAKRY, encoded by the coding sequence ATGAACATGATTGAAATTTGGAAAAACCGAGTTCGTTTACATCAAAAGAAAATGATGCGTTATATGAAGTATGTCTTTAATGACCATTTTGTTTTAGTCTGTTTGTTTTTAATGGGTGCATTAGGTTATGCATACTCTAATTTTTTAAAAAGCTTAACCGGAGATTTTATTTGGAGTCGGCCTATTGTGTTAGTTGTTTTTGTGTTATTGATTCTAACAGGAAAGTTAGCAACCTTGATTCAACCGGCAGATGCTGTATTTTTATTGCCAAAAGAAGAGCAGATGAAGGGCTATTTCAAAGGAGCGAAAATGTATAGTAGCTTATTGCCAAGTTTTATCATTGTATTAATAACAGCCTTTTTAATGCCATTATTAGTAGCCACAACAACTCTTACTTTCTTCGATATGGTTTATTTTATCGTAATGTTGCTAATGTTGAAAAACTGGGAATTAGAGTTACAAATTTATGCGTTAAAAGTAAGTCAAAAGAAAGAGCGACAAATGCTTACGCTTATTAAAGTAGCAACAGTCGCCCTTATTAGCGGGATTTCTTTGTTTAGTTATCCAATAATCGGTGTGGTATTAGCGATTTTATTAGTTGTGGGAAGTAAAAATGTGCTTAGTAAAAAGGGGAATCATCAAGTGTATCAATGGGAATGGATGGTTTCAAGCGAACAACAACGAATGCACCGCATCTATCAATTTATTAATTTATTTACAGATATTCCTTCATTAAAAGGAAAAATTAGACGTCGCAAATATTTAGATGGATTTTTAAAAGGCATTAAACCAGTTCATCAAAAAACATTTGACTACCTCTATGCTCGAACGTTTTTACGAGGAACGGAGTACAGTGGCTTGTTCATCCGATTGACGGGTATTGTGGCTATTTTGATTGTAGTCACCCATTCATTTTACGTTGGACTGTTCTTAGCTGTTATTTTTATTTACTTAACGGGCTTTCAACTAGTGCCTCTTTATTTTCACTATGACAATATGGCATTGACGAATTTATATCCTGTTAAAGAAAAAGAAAAATTAGCTGCACTAAAGCGTTTATTGAGGATGATTTTATTTGGTCAATCAGTGATAATTTTCATTGCGAGTTTAGCAGTTCTTTCCATCTCTGAAAGTTTATTAATGGGAATTGTGGCTCTTGGGTTTAGTGTAGTATTTTGCCAAGTATACTTGCCAAGCAGAATTAAAAAGATGACCCTTGCAAAACGTTATTAA
- a CDS encoding glycoside hydrolase family 1 protein gives MSNTKSIFPKNFLWGGATAANQLEGAYLEDGRGLSVADALPGGKDRFKIVASPDFNFELDESKYVYPNHKGIDHYHRYKEDIALFAKMGFKVYRLSIAWSRIFPNGDETTPNEAGLAFYDNVFDECLKYGIEPVVTISHYEMPLHLAKEYGGWGNRKLVDFYERYAKVVLERYHTKVNYWMTFNEINSALHFPVMSQGLVMKTGAGSKQTIYQGLHHQFLASSKAVKIAHDLNPDLKVGCMIIYATTYAYDSNPINHLKALEYNQAFNFYCADVQAKGEYPHYAKRIWKEENVTLDIHDGDLALLKAYPVDYVGFSYYMSTVVTTDEDVMAKSEGNLLSGVSNPFLEASEWGWQIDPLGLRLALNELYGRYQKPLFIVENGLGAKDVLDENNFVEDDYRIDYLRSHIEAMGEAIGDGVDLMGYTPWGCIDLVSASTGEMSKRYGFIYVDLDDNIEGSGNRYEKKSFNWYKKVIETNGSDLA, from the coding sequence ATGTCTAATACAAAATCTATTTTTCCTAAAAACTTCTTATGGGGTGGTGCTACGGCAGCCAATCAGCTGGAAGGCGCTTATTTGGAAGATGGCAGAGGCTTGTCTGTTGCAGATGCCTTACCTGGTGGAAAAGATCGTTTCAAAATTGTAGCCAGTCCTGACTTTAATTTTGAGCTTGATGAATCTAAATATGTCTACCCAAACCATAAAGGAATCGATCATTATCACCGTTACAAAGAAGATATCGCGTTATTTGCTAAAATGGGCTTCAAAGTCTACCGCTTATCTATTGCCTGGTCGCGTATTTTTCCAAATGGGGATGAGACCACACCTAACGAAGCTGGTTTAGCCTTTTATGATAACGTTTTTGATGAATGCTTAAAATACGGAATTGAACCTGTTGTGACAATTTCTCATTATGAAATGCCGTTACACTTAGCTAAAGAATACGGTGGTTGGGGAAATCGTAAATTAGTTGATTTTTATGAGCGTTATGCAAAAGTTGTTTTAGAGCGTTACCATACAAAAGTAAACTATTGGATGACATTTAACGAAATTAATAGTGCGTTGCATTTCCCAGTGATGAGTCAAGGCTTGGTAATGAAAACTGGCGCAGGTAGCAAGCAAACCATTTATCAAGGATTGCACCATCAATTTTTAGCAAGTAGTAAGGCGGTCAAAATTGCTCATGACTTAAATCCTGATTTAAAGGTTGGCTGTATGATTATTTATGCAACCACATATGCTTACGACTCAAATCCAATCAATCATTTAAAAGCTTTAGAGTACAATCAAGCCTTTAATTTTTATTGTGCAGACGTTCAAGCCAAAGGGGAATATCCTCATTACGCCAAACGTATCTGGAAAGAAGAAAATGTTACTTTAGATATTCATGATGGTGATTTAGCGTTATTAAAAGCTTATCCTGTCGATTATGTTGGGTTTAGCTACTATATGTCTACTGTTGTGACGACTGACGAAGACGTTATGGCAAAATCTGAAGGAAATTTATTGTCTGGCGTTAGCAATCCTTTCTTAGAAGCTTCTGAATGGGGCTGGCAAATTGATCCACTTGGCTTGCGTTTGGCTTTAAATGAATTATATGGGCGTTATCAAAAACCATTGTTCATCGTTGAAAATGGCTTAGGAGCAAAAGACGTGCTTGATGAAAATAATTTTGTTGAAGATGACTATCGCATCGACTATCTAAGAAGTCATATTGAAGCAATGGGTGAAGCTATTGGTGATGGAGTTGATTTAATGGGCTACACTCCTTGGGGCTGTATTGACTTAGTCAGCGCTTCTACAGGTGAGATGTCTAAACGTTACGGATTCATTTACGTTGATCTTGACGACAATATTGAAGGCTCTGGAAATCGTTATGAGAAGAAATCCTTTAATTGGTATAAAAAAGTCATTGAAACTAATGGCTCTGACTTAGCTTAA
- a CDS encoding LacI family DNA-binding transcriptional regulator: MSNINEIAKLAEVSRSTVSRVISNNGYVKEETRKKVQKIIDELDYTPNQNAIYLKNGETKNIGIVSPDFSDVLTIFLSSFATVAKKYGYQVTLLLTDYDKKSEVEAFQKLKQKQIDGIFHIVRSNEWEVLEKYRKYGPIVTWQRVQSTKIDTIFMDHYEGFKLGLYHLYKKGHRKIKPFFGIEKSLNTVARVNAWYDFCLEKQLDPKLEDIVYDLHSSNDGRKIAQWWVKETTPPTAILFPTDNVAVGFLAEARELEIAVPNQVAVIGFDNTFISELFNLTTIDYPMHLQAENAFFKLYNQLKHKELPLHKLEFKLIERGTT, from the coding sequence ATGTCGAATATTAATGAAATTGCAAAGCTAGCTGAGGTTTCAAGATCAACTGTTTCACGAGTGATTTCCAATAATGGCTATGTAAAAGAAGAAACTAGAAAAAAAGTTCAAAAAATTATTGACGAACTTGATTACACACCCAATCAAAATGCCATTTATTTAAAAAACGGTGAGACGAAAAATATTGGCATTGTATCACCAGATTTTTCAGATGTATTAACCATTTTTTTGAGTAGCTTTGCAACGGTTGCAAAAAAATATGGCTATCAAGTGACGTTACTTTTAACCGATTACGATAAAAAAAGTGAAGTAGAAGCATTTCAAAAACTAAAGCAAAAACAAATCGATGGTATTTTTCATATTGTCCGTTCAAACGAATGGGAAGTGCTTGAAAAATACAGAAAATATGGACCTATTGTGACGTGGCAAAGAGTTCAATCAACAAAAATTGACACTATTTTTATGGATCATTATGAAGGGTTCAAATTAGGGCTGTATCATTTGTACAAAAAAGGTCATCGTAAAATCAAACCTTTTTTTGGCATTGAAAAAAGTCTCAATACAGTCGCACGAGTAAACGCTTGGTACGATTTCTGTCTTGAAAAGCAACTTGATCCTAAGCTAGAGGATATTGTTTATGATTTGCATAGCTCAAATGATGGGAGAAAAATTGCTCAATGGTGGGTAAAGGAAACAACGCCTCCAACAGCCATTTTATTTCCAACAGATAATGTAGCGGTGGGCTTTTTAGCAGAAGCTAGAGAATTAGAAATTGCCGTTCCTAATCAAGTCGCTGTTATAGGATTTGACAATACTTTTATTTCTGAACTATTTAATTTAACAACCATTGATTACCCTATGCACTTACAAGCAGAAAATGCTTTTTTTAAACTGTACAATCAATTAAAACATAAAGAATTGCCATTGCATAAGCTTGAATTTAAATTAATTGAACGCGGTACCACTTAA
- the dat gene encoding D-amino-acid transaminase, translating to MKVLWDDKIVDRNEVEIDMEDRGYQFGDGLYEVIRAYNGTFFTADEHIDRLFTGAKKIDLVLPFTKNELKERLYKLMRENEIETGNIYFQVTRGIAIPRDHSYPDPTKVPAVFTASTTKVPRDQAKMDRGISVITLPDMRWLHCDIKSISLLGNVMAKHEAHKVGAEEAIQHREGIVTEGASTNMWMVKDGVIYTHPDGNLVLPGITKIVLLDVARKAGIPVKEEAFTLEQLKNADEVFSSSTTIEAMPIIEIDGVKVNDGKRGPVVKQLQDLYVKAVEDVCGKVR from the coding sequence ATGAAAGTCTTATGGGATGATAAAATAGTAGATCGCAATGAAGTGGAAATTGATATGGAAGATAGAGGCTACCAATTTGGTGATGGGTTATATGAAGTCATTAGAGCCTATAATGGCACTTTTTTTACAGCTGACGAACATATTGACCGTCTCTTTACAGGAGCTAAAAAAATTGACTTAGTCCTTCCCTTCACTAAAAATGAATTAAAAGAACGCCTATACAAACTAATGAGAGAAAATGAAATTGAAACAGGCAACATTTATTTTCAAGTAACAAGAGGGATTGCGATTCCAAGAGACCATTCTTACCCGGATCCAACAAAAGTACCCGCTGTTTTTACAGCATCAACTACCAAAGTCCCAAGGGATCAAGCAAAAATGGATCGCGGTATTTCAGTGATTACATTGCCTGATATGCGTTGGTTGCACTGTGACATTAAATCAATTAGTTTACTTGGAAATGTAATGGCTAAGCATGAAGCCCACAAAGTTGGAGCAGAAGAAGCAATACAGCATCGTGAGGGGATTGTCACTGAAGGGGCTTCGACAAATATGTGGATGGTCAAAGATGGTGTCATTTATACTCATCCAGATGGCAATTTAGTGTTACCAGGAATCACTAAAATTGTCTTATTAGATGTAGCAAGAAAAGCAGGTATTCCAGTTAAAGAAGAAGCCTTTACATTAGAACAATTGAAAAATGCGGATGAAGTCTTTTCATCAAGTACAACGATTGAAGCAATGCCAATTATTGAAATTGATGGCGTTAAAGTGAATGATGGCAAACGAGGACCTGTTGTGAAGCAACTTCAAGATTTGTATGTAAAAGCAGTTGAAGACGTTTGTGGGAAAGTTCGATAA
- a CDS encoding MDR family MFS transporter: MEHEHQKSHIVTILGVIIMGTFVTILNQTLMSTALPSIMKEFSITAVGGQWLTTSYMLINGIMIPITAYLVERFTTRQLYLFAMICFTIGTLIAATSSVYWVLIGGRMIQAIGAGIVLPLQTIVVLYMFPIEKRGSAMGLIGLAMNFAPAIGPTFSGWVVQNYSWNMLFYFILPFAILDVVVAYFVLKNVSEVGKPRLDWLSVVYSTLGFGGLLFGFSNAASHDFFSINVGGVLLVGIASILLLIKRCNASEHPLLNFKVFKFRGFRLNVMISFIILAGMYGGIILFPIYFQSIRGFDPMKSGMILLPGSIVIAVMSPITGRLFDRYGGKILAVTGLFLITVTTFMIGRLTLTSSISTIIGIQLVRSLGIALTLMPLQTGAFNAVPLSMAGHASAMFNTQRQLAGSMGTALFVVIMMMVSNSAAALNQGSPQLASLSGFQAVFFVVGIFSLIGLILSIFVRDEVPKSKVKIVQENTK, encoded by the coding sequence GTGGAACATGAACATCAAAAATCTCATATTGTAACGATTTTAGGCGTTATTATTATGGGGACATTTGTAACAATATTAAATCAAACCTTGATGAGCACAGCGCTTCCAAGTATTATGAAAGAATTTTCAATTACAGCAGTAGGTGGTCAATGGTTGACGACGTCTTATATGCTGATTAATGGGATTATGATTCCCATTACAGCTTACTTAGTGGAACGATTTACAACAAGGCAGCTTTACTTATTTGCCATGATTTGTTTTACAATAGGAACATTAATTGCAGCAACATCTAGTGTCTATTGGGTATTGATTGGTGGAAGAATGATTCAAGCAATTGGTGCTGGAATTGTCTTACCATTACAAACGATTGTGGTTCTGTATATGTTTCCAATTGAAAAAAGAGGTTCGGCAATGGGATTAATTGGACTTGCGATGAACTTCGCGCCAGCAATTGGTCCTACCTTTTCCGGTTGGGTTGTTCAAAATTACAGTTGGAATATGCTTTTTTACTTTATTTTGCCTTTTGCAATTCTTGATGTGGTGGTAGCTTACTTTGTCTTGAAAAATGTGAGTGAGGTTGGAAAACCACGTTTAGACTGGTTAAGTGTCGTCTACTCCACATTAGGATTTGGTGGCTTGCTATTTGGTTTCAGCAATGCCGCTTCTCATGATTTCTTTAGCATCAATGTTGGAGGTGTCCTTTTAGTTGGAATTGCATCGATTTTATTATTAATTAAACGCTGCAATGCTTCAGAGCATCCTTTGCTTAATTTTAAAGTATTTAAATTCCGTGGTTTTAGACTAAATGTAATGATTTCCTTTATTATTTTAGCTGGAATGTATGGTGGAATTATTTTATTTCCAATTTACTTCCAAAGTATTCGTGGGTTTGATCCTATGAAATCAGGGATGATTTTACTACCAGGTTCTATCGTTATCGCGGTGATGAGTCCAATTACTGGACGTTTATTTGATCGATATGGTGGGAAAATACTAGCTGTTACAGGACTGTTTCTAATAACCGTTACGACGTTTATGATTGGAAGGTTAACCCTAACGTCTTCTATTTCAACTATTATAGGAATTCAATTGGTTCGATCACTAGGCATTGCTTTAACCTTGATGCCACTTCAAACAGGAGCCTTTAATGCGGTTCCCTTATCAATGGCAGGACATGCAAGCGCGATGTTTAATACTCAACGGCAATTAGCGGGTTCGATGGGAACGGCACTATTTGTTGTTATCATGATGATGGTATCAAATAGTGCAGCTGCATTAAATCAAGGAAGTCCGCAATTGGCTTCGTTAAGCGGCTTCCAAGCAGTCTTTTTCGTAGTCGGAATTTTTTCATTAATTGGTTTAATACTCAGCATATTTGTTCGAGATGAAGTACCAAAATCAAAAGTAAAAATTGTCCAAGAGAATACAAAATAA
- a CDS encoding phosphotransferase family protein, whose protein sequence is MDFEIDTGWKLLPVGGDTGQAYMGIRAEEKLFLKRNSSPFLAALSVEGITPRLVWTKRIGNGDVLTAQEWLNGRTLASEEMSSPSVAKLLYKIHHSETLRKMLYRVGGEEVSPEKLLRSYKMSLPHDLAIHPLLKEILAKLTHEVTQMESVKPQVCHGDIYRKNWLLSDENRLYLVDWDMAVLADPAMDLSMLLCQYVPKENWQEWLENYGTIVTDEVIKRIEWYALINFLQQTKRHHYQSRFHEMNQDILTLQEIYQSTKEA, encoded by the coding sequence ATGGATTTTGAAATAGATACAGGATGGAAATTGCTTCCGGTTGGTGGAGATACTGGCCAAGCATATATGGGAATTAGAGCAGAAGAAAAGCTTTTTTTGAAGCGAAATTCTTCGCCTTTTTTAGCTGCACTTTCTGTTGAAGGTATTACCCCTAGACTTGTTTGGACGAAACGCATCGGTAATGGAGATGTTTTAACGGCTCAAGAATGGTTAAATGGACGTACCTTAGCAAGTGAAGAGATGTCCTCACCAAGCGTTGCAAAATTATTATATAAAATTCACCATTCAGAGACATTGCGTAAAATGCTGTATCGTGTTGGTGGAGAAGAAGTATCACCAGAAAAATTGCTGCGTTCCTATAAAATGTCGTTGCCACATGATTTAGCCATTCATCCGTTGTTAAAAGAAATTTTAGCGAAATTAACTCATGAAGTGACCCAAATGGAATCTGTTAAACCACAAGTATGTCATGGAGATATTTACCGTAAAAATTGGTTGCTTTCTGATGAAAATCGTTTGTATTTAGTTGACTGGGATATGGCTGTTTTAGCTGATCCAGCGATGGATTTAAGCATGTTATTGTGTCAATATGTACCTAAAGAAAACTGGCAAGAATGGCTAGAAAATTATGGGACTATTGTGACCGATGAAGTCATCAAACGAATTGAATGGTATGCACTTATTAATTTTTTACAACAAACAAAACGTCATCATTATCAATCGCGTTTTCATGAAATGAATCAGGATATTTTAACATTACAAGAAATTTATCAAAGCACTAAAGAAGCTTAG
- the trmB gene encoding tRNA (guanosine(46)-N7)-methyltransferase TrmB — translation MRLRNKPGAPAKIANYPQYVVDTPEKWQGRWQERFGNANPIHIEVGTGKGRFVTEMAKLHPEINYIGIELQMSVVVVALDKLIAEDLPNLQLLHVNGGALTQYFAKGEVSQVYLNFSDPWPKTKHEKRRLMYHDFLAGYEEILIPQGEIHFKTDNQGLFEYSLHSFSKYGMLIEKVWLNLHESDFEGNVMTEYEEKFSNRGQRIYRVVASFPKK, via the coding sequence ATGCGTTTAAGAAATAAACCAGGGGCACCTGCAAAGATTGCAAATTATCCCCAATACGTGGTAGATACCCCAGAAAAATGGCAAGGACGTTGGCAAGAACGCTTTGGCAATGCGAATCCTATCCATATTGAAGTTGGGACAGGAAAAGGACGTTTTGTTACTGAAATGGCAAAATTACATCCAGAAATCAACTATATTGGAATCGAATTGCAAATGAGTGTTGTCGTTGTAGCGCTTGATAAATTAATTGCCGAAGACTTACCAAACTTACAATTACTTCACGTAAACGGTGGAGCATTGACACAATATTTTGCAAAAGGTGAAGTGAGTCAAGTGTACTTGAATTTTTCAGATCCATGGCCTAAAACAAAACATGAAAAACGTCGATTGATGTATCATGATTTCTTAGCAGGGTATGAAGAAATCTTGATTCCACAAGGTGAAATTCATTTTAAAACAGATAATCAAGGGTTATTCGAATATTCTCTTCATAGTTTTTCAAAATACGGCATGTTGATTGAAAAAGTGTGGTTGAATTTACATGAAAGTGATTTTGAAGGCAATGTAATGACGGAGTATGAAGAAAAATTTTCAAATCGTGGACAACGGATTTATCGAGTTGTAGCGAGCTTTCCTAAAAAATAA
- a CDS encoding FtsW/RodA/SpoVE family cell cycle protein, which yields MKKTNCFFLLVYFLLLCFGILMVYSASSDSAQSNTGSSITYFRNQGIYALIGIFSLFFVSRLKKSLLVHPSLLKGLLAGMFVLLGIVLLTGKINGASRWINIGFFNIQPVELAKIILIWYTAFILSKKQKQLTENWVQVVWAPLIVLSLVGMLLFLQPDTGSVLILAGIVLVQVFASGIPFYLGLLSSLFITSVLSGYIFLVSRYGTSVIGMSSYRFDRFKAFWSPFELENGAGHQLINSYYALDRGGLLGVGLGKSVQKTGYLPEPHTDFILAVIGEELGLLGIIMILTLLFSLILWIFYLGIILKDPFASLLCIGVGMMFLIQSCINIGGVTGWLPISGVTLPFVSYGGSSLIISSLAIGLILNVSDTFRQVTD from the coding sequence ATGAAAAAAACAAATTGTTTCTTCTTATTGGTTTATTTTTTGCTGCTTTGCTTTGGAATTTTAATGGTTTATTCAGCAAGTAGCGATAGCGCACAATCAAATACAGGCAGTAGTATTACTTATTTTAGAAATCAAGGAATCTACGCACTGATTGGTATTTTTTCACTTTTTTTCGTAAGTAGATTAAAAAAATCCTTGCTAGTTCATCCAAGTTTACTAAAGGGTCTTCTTGCTGGAATGTTTGTACTACTCGGTATTGTTCTTTTGACGGGTAAAATAAACGGCGCAAGTCGTTGGATTAATATTGGCTTTTTTAACATTCAACCTGTTGAATTAGCTAAAATTATTTTAATTTGGTACACGGCTTTTATTCTTTCAAAAAAACAAAAGCAACTGACAGAAAATTGGGTGCAAGTTGTTTGGGCTCCTTTAATTGTTTTAAGCTTGGTTGGGATGCTCCTTTTTCTTCAACCTGATACAGGTAGTGTTTTGATTTTAGCGGGCATTGTCTTAGTCCAAGTTTTTGCATCGGGGATTCCTTTTTATCTAGGCCTGCTAAGTTCACTTTTTATCACTTCGGTTTTATCCGGTTACATTTTTTTAGTCAGCCGTTACGGAACTTCTGTAATTGGCATGTCCTCGTATCGGTTTGATCGTTTTAAAGCTTTCTGGTCACCTTTTGAATTGGAAAACGGCGCTGGACATCAATTAATCAATTCCTACTATGCCTTAGATCGTGGCGGATTGCTTGGTGTTGGTTTAGGGAAAAGTGTCCAAAAGACGGGCTACCTACCTGAACCACATACTGATTTTATTTTAGCTGTAATTGGAGAAGAGCTTGGTCTCCTAGGAATCATTATGATTTTGACCTTACTGTTCAGTTTAATTTTATGGATATTTTACCTAGGCATCATTTTGAAAGATCCTTTTGCTTCCTTGCTATGTATCGGCGTGGGAATGATGTTTTTGATTCAAAGTTGCATCAATATTGGAGGCGTAACAGGTTGGCTGCCTATTAGTGGCGTCACTTTACCATTTGTAAGTTATGGTGGCTCTAGTTTAATTATTTCTTCTCTCGCAATTGGATTGATTTTAAATGTCAGTGATACTTTTCGACAAGTAACTGACTAG
- the rodA gene encoding rod shape-determining protein RodA, translated as MEREKNEQQNYAIVLLLMLLAAISLLSIYSATDTWHYVILQTFWYFISVIVIIILMKFDAEVLWKIAPLTYLIGIFCLIAVLFFGVTIGGAKRWLNFGIMNFQTSEVMKIAFILMLSRCVTQHNFKNIKRTIQTDLRLLSKIVALSIPPVVFIMLQPDLGTTIVFLAIISGITLLSGISWKLLLPLFSTFVGIITALFYFILFNRPVLYRFGFHSYQFDRVDVWLEPYKDISGDSYQTIQSMKAIGSGQITGKGLGISEVHVPENHTDFIFTAIGENFGFIGGGILLLIYFLLIYRLVVTCFLTRSEFYTYIVTGVLMLICFHIFENIGMTIGILPVTGIPLPFISYGGSSLMGNMAAVGLVLSMNKHDREYVFSTNHKKWHFLT; from the coding sequence ATGGAAAGAGAAAAAAACGAACAACAAAATTACGCAATTGTGCTTTTATTAATGTTATTAGCTGCTATTAGTTTACTGTCAATTTATTCAGCAACAGATACTTGGCATTACGTAATTTTACAAACCTTTTGGTACTTTATTAGTGTTATTGTAATTATCATTTTGATGAAATTTGATGCGGAGGTATTGTGGAAAATCGCCCCGTTAACCTATTTAATCGGTATTTTTTGTTTAATAGCAGTTTTATTTTTTGGTGTCACAATCGGCGGGGCAAAACGTTGGTTGAATTTTGGAATTATGAATTTCCAAACTTCTGAAGTCATGAAAATTGCCTTTATTTTGATGCTTTCAAGATGCGTAACTCAACATAATTTTAAAAATATAAAGCGAACGATTCAGACCGATTTGAGATTGCTTTCAAAAATTGTTGCCCTCAGTATCCCTCCTGTAGTATTCATTATGCTGCAACCTGACTTAGGTACTACCATTGTCTTTCTAGCAATTATCAGTGGCATTACGCTGTTGTCTGGTATTTCATGGAAACTGTTGCTTCCTTTATTTTCAACCTTTGTAGGAATTATAACAGCGTTGTTTTATTTCATCCTATTTAATCGACCGGTTCTTTATCGTTTCGGCTTTCACAGTTATCAATTTGACCGGGTTGATGTTTGGCTTGAACCTTATAAGGATATTTCAGGCGATTCGTATCAAACGATCCAAAGTATGAAAGCGATTGGTTCTGGACAAATTACTGGGAAAGGATTAGGCATTTCAGAAGTGCATGTACCAGAAAATCATACTGATTTTATTTTCACTGCTATTGGTGAAAATTTTGGCTTTATAGGCGGCGGTATTTTGTTATTAATTTACTTTTTATTGATTTATCGTTTGGTAGTGACGTGTTTTTTAACTAGAAGTGAATTTTATACGTATATTGTTACAGGTGTATTAATGCTAATTTGTTTTCACATTTTTGAAAATATTGGCATGACCATTGGCATTCTCCCCGTCACAGGGATTCCATTGCCATTCATTAGTTACGGTGGCTCTTCTTTGATGGGAAACATGGCAGCTGTAGGGTTAGTCTTATCTATGAACAAGCACGATCGTGAGTATGTCTTTTCCACCAATCATAAAAAATGGCATTTTTTAACTTAG